A stretch of the Aphis gossypii isolate Hap1 chromosome 2, ASM2018417v2, whole genome shotgun sequence genome encodes the following:
- the LOC114129325 gene encoding uncharacterized protein LOC114129325, translated as MQSSRTPGFLIPADCRNSRQSKLKHLKRYTVNGLFALVTCVLMYRDWATSESSAAEIAFRILPLYVQILITLLVGTTRQLIVIHCHISGDYRTWSGWSYWAVTSVCLFSSNWLRLSHRDSGAINWEDMLQIFLCFIPLLSEIHFCRMCAEIKKSHHNLNKMVADGCNSTAKLSAVRAQRKALIDRTGKIISSITYGAQILMVIGTTAAAAVFEVHRALLSTERSGPAADLLDVLQRFLRLFALCKVSGDVGKVANEIVTILLDINPSTDTHLEDEISFFLWEIENPPAEMRLACGTLVLGPRLFVSVSYILYR; from the exons ATGCAGTCCTCGCGTACGCCTGGTTTTTTAATACCAGCAGATTGTCGAAACTCAAGACAATCCAAG TTGAAACACCTGAAACGCTACACAGTAAACGGGTTGTTTGCATTAGTGACATGCGTGTTGATGTACAGAGACTGGGCCACTTCCGAATCGTCGGCTGCGGAAATAGCGTTCCGAATTTTACCACTATACGTGCAGATACTGATAACGTTATTGGTCGGTACGACACgacaattaattgtaattcacTGCCACATTTCCGGTGACT ACCGAACGTGGTCCGGTTGGTCTTACTGGGCGGTGACGTCCGTGTGTTTGTTCAGTAGCAACTGGTTACGTTTGTCGCATCGCGATAGTGGTGCTATAAATTGGGAAGATATGCTCCAG ATTTTCTTGTGTTTCATTCCATTACTTTCGGAAATTCATTTTTGCCGGATGTGTGCCGAAATCAAAAAAAGCCACCACAACCTTAACAAAATGGTGGCGGATGGATGTAACTCCACAGcga AGCTTTCGGCAGTCAGAGCGCAGAGAAAAGCATTGATTGATCGCACGGGAAAAATTATCAGTAGCATAACGTATGGTGCGCAAATACTAATGGTGATCGGTACAACGGCCGCAGCTGCGGTGTTTGAAGTCCATCGAGCGCTCCTGTCAACGGAACGTTCCGGACCAGCGGCCGACTTATTGGATGTATTACAACGATTTCTGAGGCTGTTTGCATTGTGCAAGGTTTCCGGTGACGTTGGAAAGGTG gcAAACGAAATCGTGACGATCTTACTGGACATAAACCCGAGCACGGACACACATCTAGAAGACGAA ATTTCATTTTTCCTGTGGGAAATTGAGAATCCTCCTGCAGAAATGCGCTTAGCGTGCGGTACATTGGTGCTTGGCCCAAGGTTGTTCGTATCcgtaagttatatattatatcgctgA